Proteins from a genomic interval of Mesobacillus sp. S13:
- a CDS encoding YczE/YyaS/YitT family protein, producing MAFVYRTLFYIIGLSILSFGVSMTIKAGLGTGAWDALNVGLSKTVGLTPGSWVVIVGIVMIFINASLVKRRPDVAAIITLLITGVLIDFWLLRVFEDLVVTGYAKQFAVFILGMVALSFGLAVYLQPKFPLIPIDNFMMALRERFGLNLMVAKTLGEVFALSAAFIFKGPIGIGTLIVTFAIGPLIQLFYPYCEKLYNKLLTSAR from the coding sequence ATGGCTTTTGTTTATCGCACTCTATTTTACATTATTGGGTTAAGTATTCTATCTTTTGGAGTCTCGATGACGATTAAAGCGGGGCTGGGAACAGGTGCATGGGATGCGCTCAATGTCGGTTTATCGAAAACTGTAGGGCTGACACCTGGCAGCTGGGTTGTAATTGTGGGGATTGTCATGATTTTCATCAATGCGTCTCTAGTAAAAAGACGTCCAGATGTTGCGGCGATCATCACGCTGCTGATCACTGGTGTGCTGATTGACTTCTGGCTTTTGCGAGTGTTCGAAGATTTGGTTGTGACCGGCTACGCAAAACAATTTGCAGTTTTTATTTTGGGAATGGTCGCGCTGAGCTTCGGGCTGGCAGTATATTTGCAGCCAAAGTTTCCATTGATCCCAATCGATAATTTCATGATGGCATTAAGAGAACGCTTTGGCCTCAATCTGATGGTAGCTAAAACCCTTGGAGAAGTGTTCGCCCTGTCCGCTGCATTCATTTTTAAAGGACCAATCGGTATCGGAACCTTGATTGTCACCTTTGCCATCGGCCCGCTTATCCAATTGTTCTACCCTTACTGTGAAAAACTTTATAATAAGCTGCTTACGTCGGCACGATGA
- a CDS encoding YfkD famly protein → MKKAAAILVMTTVFMMSILAPGFAEEGKGKKAPPPPKQEESAKYTIPNSVMNITKDNTYPNPTEDLPFLQPSELTKNLLKTSKVKIENPDLIRMLNETSINSTPFAIGYRAIVYLGEWPLNYVSTETSPNWEFQKINTNYYDNRGGNSIYQIHYVQEQQKSVKGGLTAKIKNAEDVQKMMLLKAAKKTGLPLAFETIVGGGTKKDHIYNIQPKRLGYLYAYAPAINEKGKVTYGEVYLMLKGSKKFIVVKNVVSQGIGAWIPVQDHVSFGFVSSERPR, encoded by the coding sequence ATGAAAAAAGCAGCAGCTATTCTAGTTATGACTACTGTTTTCATGATGTCCATTTTAGCGCCAGGCTTTGCTGAGGAAGGGAAAGGGAAAAAGGCTCCACCACCACCTAAGCAGGAGGAAAGCGCAAAGTATACAATCCCCAACTCAGTCATGAATATCACAAAAGACAACACATACCCAAACCCGACAGAGGATTTGCCTTTCCTACAGCCTAGTGAGCTGACGAAGAACCTGTTGAAGACATCGAAAGTAAAGATTGAGAACCCGGATTTGATCAGAATGCTGAATGAAACTTCCATTAACAGCACCCCTTTTGCCATCGGCTATCGTGCGATTGTATACCTTGGGGAATGGCCATTGAATTATGTATCGACTGAAACTTCCCCGAACTGGGAGTTCCAGAAAATAAATACCAACTACTATGATAATCGCGGCGGGAATTCTATTTATCAAATCCATTATGTACAAGAGCAGCAAAAGTCTGTGAAGGGTGGCTTGACAGCGAAAATCAAGAACGCTGAAGATGTGCAAAAAATGATGCTTTTAAAAGCAGCAAAGAAAACGGGGCTGCCGCTGGCGTTTGAAACCATTGTTGGCGGGGGTACGAAAAAGGATCATATTTATAATATCCAGCCAAAACGCCTCGGTTACCTTTACGCCTACGCTCCGGCGATAAACGAAAAGGGCAAGGTAACCTATGGTGAGGTCTACTTGATGCTAAAAGGAAGCAAGAAGTTTATCGTCGTCAAAAATGTCGTTTCACAGGGGATCGGAGCATGGATCCCGGTTCAGGATCATGTCAGCTTCGGTTTTGTTTCAAGTGAGAGACCGAGATAA
- a CDS encoding YtxH domain-containing protein — MSDNILSNQTGNNSNYNMNNNMYSSSRENATYDTTTGTTTYASTNSGDSYSNNTSMGGYSNSYALDNSSSTGSSSTGSSNGKLMKGVLIGAAIGGALTLLDSNTRTKVKNKAVDAKDTSMNVFSEVKNNPTDVKDQMMSSFKEASSILKEAISDAQNLYQRLNDDVFSKMNEAKSNSSEAMQTVMDAKEDLKDVGSKVKEAGSTAMDNPVVNSASESNSSNSGSNGAADAYATGMESKPSDTTGLGNTSNAFTVSPENQKNDNNR; from the coding sequence ATGTCTGACAACATTCTTTCTAACCAAACAGGTAACAACTCCAATTATAATATGAACAACAATATGTACAGTTCTTCAAGGGAAAATGCAACGTATGATACGACAACTGGCACAACAACGTACGCGAGCACAAATTCTGGTGATTCCTATTCTAACAATACATCAATGGGCGGCTACTCAAACAGCTATGCTCTAGACAACTCTAGCAGCACAGGCTCATCCAGCACAGGTTCATCGAATGGCAAACTAATGAAGGGTGTATTAATTGGCGCAGCCATTGGCGGTGCATTGACACTGCTTGACTCAAACACTCGTACAAAGGTAAAGAATAAAGCAGTCGATGCCAAAGACACGTCAATGAATGTGTTCAGCGAAGTCAAAAACAATCCTACTGATGTGAAGGATCAAATGATGAGCAGTTTTAAAGAAGCATCCAGTATCCTAAAAGAAGCCATCAGTGATGCGCAAAACCTTTACCAGCGCCTGAATGATGATGTGTTCAGCAAAATGAATGAGGCGAAATCCAATTCATCGGAAGCTATGCAAACAGTGATGGATGCTAAGGAAGACCTCAAGGACGTTGGATCAAAAGTGAAGGAAGCAGGCTCAACTGCGATGGATAACCCAGTGGTGAACTCGGCGTCCGAATCAAATTCTTCAAACTCTGGATCCAATGGTGCAGCTGACGCTTATGCTACAGGCATGGAAAGTAAACCATCTGATACAACAGGTTTAGGTAACACTTCTAATGCCTTCACTGTATCCCCGGAAAACCAGAAAAATGATAACAATCGCTAA
- a CDS encoding IS1182 family transposase — MLSKNNPIQRDQLEMVALDQLVPMEHLVRKMEAAIDFSFIYDLVKDVYSEVGRPSIDPVILIKLTFIQYTFGIRSMRQTIAEVETNMAYRWFLGYGFHDKVPHFSTFGKNYERRFKDTDLFEQIFYRILKTAADKKLISAEHVFIDSTHVKASANKHKFEKKVVRKETRAYQEKLQEEINQDREEHGKKPFPPDKFDKEESKEIKESTTDPESGYYVKDERTKQFAYSFHAASDRNGFVLGTIVTPGNTHDSLILEPLVEQVIEKVGKPKAVAADAAYKTPAITKFLFENEITPALPYTRPRTKDGFFRKYDYVYDEFYDCYLCPAGEILRYSTTTKEGYREYKSPKHICATCPFLAQCTESKDHQKVVTRHIWHEYLEEADHLRHQSEVKQIYAKRKETIERVFADAKEKHGMRWTTLRGLKKLSMQAMLTFAALNLKKMANWTWRSPVMA; from the coding sequence ATGCTTTCAAAGAACAATCCAATCCAACGAGATCAATTAGAAATGGTTGCTTTAGACCAACTGGTTCCTATGGAACATTTAGTCCGTAAAATGGAAGCAGCCATAGATTTTTCTTTCATTTATGACTTGGTGAAAGATGTGTATTCGGAAGTAGGCCGCCCAAGCATTGACCCTGTGATTTTAATTAAACTCACTTTTATTCAATATACCTTTGGCATTCGTTCCATGCGCCAGACCATTGCCGAAGTAGAAACGAATATGGCTTACCGCTGGTTTTTGGGTTATGGATTCCATGATAAAGTGCCCCACTTCTCCACCTTCGGGAAGAATTACGAACGCCGTTTTAAAGACACTGATTTGTTTGAACAGATTTTCTATCGAATTCTTAAGACCGCAGCTGATAAGAAACTTATTAGTGCAGAACACGTCTTCATTGATTCAACCCACGTTAAAGCAAGTGCGAATAAGCATAAATTCGAGAAGAAAGTAGTGCGGAAGGAAACACGGGCGTATCAAGAGAAACTCCAGGAAGAAATCAATCAAGATCGGGAAGAACATGGGAAGAAGCCTTTTCCTCCTGATAAATTCGACAAGGAAGAATCGAAGGAAATAAAGGAAAGCACGACCGATCCGGAGAGTGGATACTACGTCAAGGATGAACGGACAAAGCAGTTTGCCTACTCCTTTCATGCGGCATCAGACCGAAATGGATTTGTCCTAGGAACAATTGTGACACCTGGTAACACCCATGACAGCCTGATCCTTGAACCACTGGTAGAACAAGTAATAGAGAAAGTTGGAAAGCCCAAAGCCGTTGCGGCCGACGCAGCCTATAAAACTCCAGCCATTACGAAGTTTCTGTTTGAAAATGAAATAACTCCGGCTTTGCCTTATACCCGACCACGAACGAAGGACGGATTCTTCCGTAAATATGACTATGTATATGACGAATTTTATGACTGTTACTTGTGTCCTGCCGGTGAGATCCTAAGGTATTCCACCACTACAAAAGAGGGATATCGTGAGTACAAATCTCCCAAACATATCTGCGCCACCTGCCCATTTTTAGCGCAATGTACAGAAAGCAAAGACCACCAAAAGGTGGTAACGCGCCACATCTGGCATGAGTATTTGGAAGAGGCAGACCATTTAAGGCACCAATCAGAAGTAAAACAAATCTATGCGAAGCGCAAAGAAACCATTGAGCGCGTATTCGCAGATGCAAAAGAAAAGCATGGCATGCGTTGGACAACCCTAAGGGGACTTAAAAAATTGTCGATGCAGGCGATGCTTACTTTCGCTGCATTGAACTTGAAGAAGATGGCCAACTGGACATGGAGAAGTCCAGTAATGGCCTAA